The following are from one region of the Mycolicibacterium diernhoferi genome:
- a CDS encoding YceI family protein has protein sequence MTAAVATDLTAGTWAIDPIHSSVNFSVRHLMVSKVRGTFDTFSGAVTVAEDGTPSVSATIDIASVNTRNEQRDAHLKAADFFDAEQFPTASFVSTAVRADGDDYVLDGDFTLHGVTKPVSLKLEFNGVNPGMGHGEVAGFEATVVLNRKDFGINFDAPLETGGAVVGDKVTVTLEIEALKQA, from the coding sequence ATGACCGCTGCAGTAGCCACCGACCTGACCGCCGGCACCTGGGCCATCGACCCGATCCATTCCTCGGTCAACTTTTCGGTCCGCCACCTCATGGTGAGCAAGGTCCGCGGCACGTTCGACACCTTCTCCGGCGCGGTCACCGTCGCCGAGGACGGCACGCCGTCGGTGAGCGCGACCATCGACATCGCCTCGGTCAACACCCGCAACGAGCAGCGGGATGCGCACCTCAAGGCCGCCGACTTCTTCGACGCCGAACAGTTCCCGACCGCGTCCTTCGTCTCCACCGCGGTACGTGCCGACGGCGACGACTACGTGCTCGACGGCGACTTCACCCTCCACGGTGTCACCAAGCCGGTCTCACTCAAGCTGGAGTTCAACGGTGTGAACCCGGGCATGGGCCACGGCGAGGTCGCCGGCTTCGAGGCCACGGTGGTGTTGAACCGCAAGGACTTCGGCATCAACTTCGATGCGCCGCTGGAGACCGGTGGTGCCGTGGTCGGCGACAAGGTCACCGTCACACTGGAGATCGAGGCGCTCAAGCAGGCGTGA
- a CDS encoding DUF2231 domain-containing protein, translating to MTTIFGLPAHVLLVHGLVVLVPLTAALQVLCALWPAARRRFVWLVLALAVGILALTPLTVSAGEWLYGRESEHRPILQLHAARGEWMIYFAVGLLLVSVALAVQHWLETRKPAKRTALNVAVAILAVLVGVSAVVGVALIGHTGAEAKWGIIAAG from the coding sequence ATGACCACGATCTTCGGCCTGCCTGCCCACGTCCTACTCGTGCATGGGCTTGTCGTCCTGGTACCGCTCACGGCGGCACTGCAGGTGCTGTGCGCACTGTGGCCCGCGGCGCGTCGGAGGTTCGTGTGGCTGGTGCTGGCATTGGCGGTGGGCATCCTCGCGTTGACGCCGCTGACCGTGTCCGCGGGTGAGTGGCTCTACGGCCGGGAGTCGGAACACCGGCCGATCCTGCAACTGCATGCGGCGCGCGGCGAGTGGATGATCTACTTCGCGGTGGGCTTGCTGCTGGTGTCCGTGGCCTTGGCGGTGCAGCACTGGCTGGAGACGCGCAAGCCCGCGAAGCGGACGGCGCTCAACGTCGCGGTGGCCATCCTGGCGGTGCTCGTCGGTGTGTCGGCGGTGGTCGGCGTGGCGCTCATCGGTCATACGGGCGCCGAAGCGAAGTGGGGCATCATCGCCGCGGGCTGA
- a CDS encoding bifunctional FO biosynthesis protein CofGH — MALNPQHGSDLPSPVVPPKSSPSALRRVLRRARDGVALNVDEAAIAMTARGEDLADLCASAARVRDAGLESAGRRGATGRLPVSYSRKVFIPVTHLCRDKCHYCTFVTVPGKLRAEGKGMFMEPDEILDVARRGAELGCKEALFTLGDRPEARWDEAKQWLDERGYDSTLDYVRAMAIRVLEETGLLPHLNPGVMSWTELSRLKPVAPSMGMMLETTSRRLFETRGLAHYGSPDKDPAVRLRTLDDAGRLSVPFTTGLLVGIGETLTERAETMHAIRKSHKAFGHVQEVIVQNFRAKDNTAMATVPDAGIDDFLATVAVTRLVLGPKMRIQAPPNLVSREECLALIGAGVDDWGGVSPLTPDHVNPERPWPNLDDLASITADAGYDLVQRLTAQPQYVQAGAAWIDPRVRGHVDALADPETGLALDVNPAGRPWQEPDEASESLGRTDLHSAIDSEGRRTETRSDLDSAFGDWESIREKVSELAARAPERIDTDVLAALRSAERNPGGCSDDEYLALATADGPALDAVAALADSLRREVVGEDVTYVVNRNINFTNICYTGCRFCAFAQRKGDADAYSLSTDEVADRAWEAHVAGATEVCMQGGIDPELPVTGYADLVRAVKARVPSMHVHAFSPMEIANGVTRSGISVREWLTALREAGLGSIPGTAAEILDDEVRWVLTKGKLPTSEWIDVITTAHEVGLRSSSTMMYGHVDTPKHWVGHLNVLRGIQDRTGGFTEFVPLPFVHQSSPLYLAGGARPGPTHRDNRAVHALARIMLHGRIPSIQTSWVKLGIERTQVMLQGGANDLGGTLMEETISRMAGSENGSSKSVEELVAIAEGIGRPARQRTTTYTPLAA, encoded by the coding sequence GTGGCTCTGAACCCTCAGCACGGCTCCGATCTGCCCAGCCCGGTGGTCCCGCCGAAGTCCAGTCCATCCGCGCTACGGCGTGTACTGCGTCGCGCCCGCGACGGGGTGGCTCTCAACGTGGATGAAGCGGCGATCGCGATGACCGCCCGTGGCGAGGACCTCGCCGATCTGTGCGCCAGCGCGGCCCGGGTTCGGGATGCCGGGCTGGAGTCGGCCGGACGCCGCGGCGCCACCGGCCGGCTGCCGGTCAGCTATTCGCGCAAGGTCTTCATCCCGGTGACGCATCTGTGCCGCGACAAATGCCATTACTGCACCTTCGTGACGGTGCCCGGCAAGCTGCGCGCCGAGGGCAAGGGCATGTTCATGGAGCCCGACGAGATCCTCGACGTGGCCCGCCGGGGCGCTGAGCTCGGATGCAAGGAAGCGCTTTTCACCCTGGGCGACCGCCCGGAGGCGCGCTGGGACGAGGCCAAACAGTGGCTCGACGAACGCGGCTATGACTCCACGCTGGACTATGTCCGCGCGATGGCCATCCGGGTGCTCGAAGAGACCGGTCTGCTGCCGCACCTCAACCCCGGCGTGATGAGTTGGACCGAGCTGTCCCGGCTGAAACCCGTTGCGCCGTCGATGGGCATGATGCTGGAGACGACCTCGCGGCGGCTGTTCGAGACGCGCGGTCTGGCTCACTACGGCAGCCCGGACAAGGATCCCGCGGTGCGGCTGCGCACGTTGGATGACGCCGGCAGACTCTCGGTCCCGTTCACCACCGGACTGTTGGTGGGCATCGGCGAGACGCTGACCGAGCGGGCCGAGACCATGCATGCGATCCGCAAATCGCACAAGGCGTTCGGGCACGTGCAGGAAGTCATCGTGCAGAACTTCCGGGCCAAGGACAACACCGCGATGGCCACGGTGCCCGACGCCGGTATCGACGACTTCCTGGCCACCGTCGCGGTGACCCGCCTGGTGCTGGGCCCGAAGATGCGGATCCAGGCGCCGCCGAACCTGGTGTCCCGCGAGGAATGCCTGGCGCTGATCGGCGCCGGGGTGGACGACTGGGGTGGGGTGTCGCCGCTGACGCCCGATCACGTCAACCCGGAGCGGCCGTGGCCCAACCTCGACGACCTGGCCTCGATCACCGCCGACGCGGGCTACGACCTGGTGCAGCGCCTCACCGCGCAACCGCAGTACGTGCAGGCCGGTGCGGCCTGGATCGATCCGCGGGTGCGCGGACATGTGGACGCCCTGGCCGATCCCGAGACCGGGCTGGCCCTGGACGTGAACCCGGCGGGCCGGCCGTGGCAGGAACCCGACGAAGCCTCGGAGTCTCTGGGGCGCACCGATCTGCACTCCGCGATCGATTCCGAGGGCCGGCGCACCGAGACCCGCAGCGACCTGGACAGTGCGTTCGGTGACTGGGAGTCCATCCGGGAGAAGGTGTCCGAACTCGCCGCGCGTGCCCCGGAGCGCATCGACACCGATGTGCTGGCCGCGCTGCGCTCGGCCGAGCGCAATCCCGGCGGCTGCAGCGACGATGAGTACCTGGCACTGGCCACCGCCGACGGTCCGGCCCTGGATGCGGTTGCCGCACTGGCGGATTCACTGCGCCGCGAGGTTGTCGGTGAGGATGTCACCTACGTCGTCAACCGCAACATCAACTTCACCAACATCTGCTACACCGGCTGCCGGTTCTGCGCGTTCGCGCAGCGCAAGGGCGACGCCGATGCGTACTCGCTGTCGACCGACGAGGTCGCCGACCGGGCCTGGGAGGCACACGTCGCCGGCGCCACCGAGGTCTGCATGCAGGGCGGTATCGACCCGGAACTGCCGGTCACCGGGTACGCCGACCTGGTGCGCGCGGTCAAGGCGCGGGTGCCGTCGATGCATGTGCATGCCTTCTCGCCGATGGAGATCGCCAACGGCGTGACCCGCAGTGGGATCTCGGTGCGGGAGTGGTTGACGGCGTTGCGGGAGGCCGGGCTCGGGTCGATCCCCGGTACCGCCGCGGAGATCCTCGACGACGAGGTGCGCTGGGTGCTCACCAAGGGCAAGCTGCCCACCTCGGAGTGGATCGACGTGATCACCACCGCGCACGAGGTGGGGCTGCGTTCCTCGTCGACGATGATGTACGGGCATGTCGACACCCCGAAGCACTGGGTGGGGCACCTCAACGTGTTACGCGGAATCCAGGACCGCACCGGCGGTTTCACCGAGTTCGTGCCGCTGCCGTTCGTGCACCAGTCCAGCCCGCTGTATCTGGCCGGCGGGGCCCGCCCGGGCCCGACGCACCGAGACAACCGTGCGGTGCACGCGCTGGCGCGAATCATGCTGCACGGCAGGATCCCCAGCATCCAGACCTCGTGGGTGAAGCTGGGTATCGAACGCACCCAGGTGATGCTGCAGGGTGGCGCCAACGACCTGGGCGGCACGCTGATGGAGGAGACCATCTCCCGGATGGCCGGTTCGGAGAACGGCTCGTCGAAGTCGGTCGAGGAACTCGTGGCGATCGCCGAGGGGATCGGGCGTCCCGCCCGGCAGCGCACCACCACGTACACACCGTTGGCGGCGTGA